TATTGTAGCTGCTGGTGCAGTTGTTACCCGTAGTGTGCCTCCTTATTACTTGGCTATTGGTACCCCTGCTAAGATCAAGCCATTGCCTACTTCACTTAGAGTTCCAAACATGATTTAGTTTTGGAATTTTTCTTTTTTTCTTTTATTATTTTAATGTCGATTTTTTAATTCTTTTTACGCATTTTATTTATTAATTTTATTAACTTTTTATAGTTTATTTTCTACTTTTATTAATTTTTAATTCTATTTTTCCTTATTTATTCATTATTTCTCCTTTTTTAACCTAAAGATTATATATAATAAAAAATATATATTTTTATGTTATATATTAAGACTATTTATTCTAAAATATTCTAAAACTATTTATTTATTGTTTTTTAGCTTTTAAAATATTTTAAAATAAATTGATGATTTTATACTAATTATATTAAAAATAATTAAAATTTAATGAAACTATTAGGGAGACTTAATTATGATTGTAAAAGATTGGTGTTCTTACTGCGGTTGTTGCGCAGGTGTCTGTGTAAGAAACTGCATAGAAGTAAAGGAAACTGCTTTAGTTTTTGATGATAACTGTAATAACTGTGGAATTTGTGTTGATGCTTGTCCTTTAGCAGCATTAGAAATGGAAGAGGAATAAGCGAGGATTGATTATTATGATTAAAACTGATGTATTAGTTATTGGTGCTGGACCTGCTGGTTCCACTGCAGCAAGATTTGCTGCAAAAGGTGGGGCAAAAGTAATTCTCATGGATAAGAAATCTGAAATCGGTGCTCCTAAAAGATGTGCAGAAGGTGTTTCCAAAAGAACCTTTGAAATCTTAGAGCTTGAAGCTGACCCTCATTGGATTACCCAAGAAATCGAAGGTATCAGATTAATCGCTCCAGATGGAACTGATGTTTGGTTAACTAACGATGTAGTTGAATTGCCTGAAGCGGGTTACATCTTGGAAAGAAAAGTTTTCGATAAGCATTTGGCTATGGAAGCTGGTAGAGCAGGGGCAGAAATCAGAATCAAAACCCAAGCAAAAGGTCTTAAGAAAGAGGAAGATGGATCCTACACTGTAACTTGTGAATGCATGGGTGAAGTTTACGACATTAACGCTAAAATCCTTATCGGTGCAGATGGTCCTGAATCCCACGTAGCTAAATGGGCTGGATTAAAGGCTATCACCAAACCTAAACACATGGAAGCTGGTGTACAGTTTGAAATGTGTAATGCTAAAATGGAAAGAAACGATGTTCTTGAGTTCTACTTCGGTAGCGTAGCACCTGGTGGTTACTTCTGGTTATTCCCTAAAGGTGACGATATCGTAAATGCAGGACTTGCTATCATTCCTGAAATGGCTGAAAAATCCGCTTATGAATACTTAGTTGATGCTGTAAACAACTGTTACGCACTTAAGGATGCTCAACCTGTTGAATTGAATGTAGGTGGGGATCCTGTTGGTGGTCTTGTAAAGGAAATGTACAATGACAACATTATGCTTTGTGGAGATGCCGCAAGTCAAGTTAACCCATTAACCGGTGGAGGAATCACCAGCGGTATTACTGGTGGTAAATTAGCAGGACAAACCGCTGCTGAAGCTATTGCTGCAGGAGACTGCTCCAAAGAATTCCTTAAAAAATATGCTGATTTGGTTGATGAAGCTATGGGTCACGATATGGACAAATACACCAAAGCTTGTGATTACTTATGGTCTTTAAATGATGATGACTTAAACAGCATTGCAAAAGCTTTCCAAGACATTGAATTTGAAACTCTTGGAACCACTGAACTTGTAAAGGCTTTAATTAAAGTTCAACCAAGTGCAGCATTAAAATTACGTAAATTATTCTTATAGACCAGCTTTTCTAGGCCTTTGGCCTGAAAACCTGGACCAAAATTCTTTCCAATTTTTGGGAAGAATTTGACTATTTTTTCTTTTTTATTTTTTTTTAATAATTTTAATAATCTTATTTTACTCTTTTTCTAATAATTTTCCTTTATTTTAATTAAATTAATGTAAAAAGTTATATATTGCTTAAAATATAGTAAATATTAATATAAATTTTAAACATAGAATATTTATCAAATATTTTTTAAATTAAGAAATGGAAAATATTTTATTAATTCAATAATAGGTTATTCGTGATAATATGATTTTAGTTACTGGTGGAGCAGGATATATAGGTTCTCATATTAATAAATTACTTAATAACTCAGGTTATGAAACAGTCATATTGGATAATTTGTCCAAAGGTCATAAATCTGCAGTAAAATGGGGGGAATTAGTTAATGCGGATTTAAGTGATAGTGATAAATTAAGAGAAATTTTTCAAAACCATGATATTGAAGCAGTAATGCACTTTGCAGCATTTTCATCTGTAGCGGAATCTGTTGAGGAACCTGAAAAGTATTTCAAGAACAATTATGAAAACACCTTGAATTTGCTTAAAGTAATGAAGGAATTCAGAGTAAGAAAATTTATCTTCTCATCAACAGCCGCATTGTATGGTATTCCAAAATCAATTCCTATCAGTGAAGATAGTGAGTTGAAGCCAATCAACCCTTATGGGGAATCAAAACTAATGGTTGAAAACCTGTTGAAGGATGAATCTGATTTTGGTGGCTTGAAATATGTGTCATTAAGATATTTCAATGCAGCAGGTGCAGACTTGGATTGTGAAATTGGTGAAGACCATGATCCTGAATCCCATCTAATTCCTTTGGTATTGGATGCTGCTCTTGGAAGAAGGAACAGCATTTCCATTTTCGGGGATGATTACAGTACTCCTGATGGTACTTGCATTAGGGATTATATTCATGTAAATGACTTGGCTGATGCTCATTTGAAAGCATTGCAGTATTTAGAGGACCCATTCCATGACAGCAATATTTTCAATTTGGGAAATGGTAATGGATTTTCAGTGCGTGAAGTTGTTGACACTTGCAAAAAGGTCACTGGAATAGACTTTGATGTAAAGATTGAAGGAAGACGTCCAGGTGATCCGGATATTTTAATAGCTGATTCCAAAAAGGCAGAAGAGATTTTAGGATGGAAACCGCAAATTACTGAATTGGAAGACATTGTCGAATCTGCTTGGAATTGGCATAAAAAGATTCATAGTTAAAATATGATAGTTTTTTTTCTTAAAGGCTAAGAAATTTATGTTTAAGGGTGATTTCTTTATGGTGGAGTGTTAAAATGGATAATGACTTTGAAGAAAATAATTATGGATTTAACGATTTTGAAGATAATTACTCAAATGAATTAAATGCAGAAGAATTGGTTGATGTTAGGATAATCCTAACCAATTTGGATTATTTGGAATTCCTTTCCAAGGCTGTAAGCAATTTTGACTTATCCAATTTTAATGTGAATATCTCCTCTATTATTCCTACAAAAGACATCGGAATAGCTAAAAATACTGTAATTGGTGCAGATTTGATTTTAATCGCATCTGAAAACAATGCAGAAAGCCATAGATTATATCAAAACTTCAAGAAATCATTGAAGAATGAGTTTAATTACATTGAATACTTGAAACTTCCTTCACTTGATGAATTGAATGGCTATGATTATGATGATTATGATGATAATCTCATGGAGGATGAAATAGCAAATTCAATTATTCGTGGAGGATTATACAGCATTTCCAATCTATCTTCAATCAATGATTCAAAAAGAAAGTATTCTGAACTTAAAAAAGATTTCGAAGAGGAATCATTGAAATATGATAAGATAACTAGAGAAAATGACCTTTTAGTTAAAGAATCCAAATCATTGAGAGAGAAAAATGAAAAGGCATTGGAGGAAGTAAAAATACTTCAAAGGCAATTGGATCAAATCAAGTCAGACTTCTCAGATTTAAAATCAAGATTTGAGGGAATCCATAGCAAGAACTCATTGGAAGTCTATTCATTAAATGAATTGTGGTATGATCTTTTTGGAGAATACTTGTCTCAGGATGTTTATAAGTTTATTTTAATCAGCACAGACAATTTCCGTCCTAAAAACCTTATGATCGGTCAAGGAGCCATTTGTGCGAAGTCTAAGGAAGATGCATTGGATTGGTTGAAGATCATTAAGACTGCATTTATCTTGGCTGATACAAATAAGCAGGATTTGGATTACAATAATTTCAAAAGCAATTTCAAGTTTGATGACATTGATGAGTTCTCTTCAAGCTCTTCATTTTCCACATCTGGATTTGAGACATTAGAAGAGAATGACATTTTCAATACTCCAAAAGATGATGGATTTATCTATAATGAAAGATTTGAAGGAAATTCCAATATAGAAAATGATTCTACTGATTCCATCATTGATGATGATTTGTTTAGCAATGCTTTCATTGATGAGTCCAAAAAGGAAGACATAAATGTTTTCAATCTCAAGTCTCTTAAAGCAATTGAGGATGAAGAGGATGACTCAAGTGAAAATCCAAGTTATAACAACAGTGAAGAAGATTATGATTATGATGATGAAGATAATGTAGATGATGATGAAGAAGAAATCTACAATGCTTTTTCAAACCTTTGGGGATAGATAATCACTTATTTTAATTTTCTTTTTTTCACTATTTTTACTATTTTTTTATCTAATTTTTTTAATTATTTTTAAAAGATTTCAAATTTTTTCCCATCTATTTTTTACTAAATTTTTTTCAAAAAGATTTATTATAAATATTAGAAAATTTATAAATAATTATATAATATTTTTTTAAGTTCAATTATAGTAAAAATATTATATTCATGATTTAAAATTATTATAAATTTTATGTCTTAATAGGGTAAGGAGATTAAATATTGAAAGATAAGTGTGGTATTGTAGGAATACATTCTAAGGACAATCTTAAGGATGTTTCTCACTTGATTTATTACGGTTTATATGCTTTACAGCATAGAGGACAGGAATCTGCAGGTATAGCTACTCATAACATCAATTATGGTTTGAATTTTTATTGTGGAATGGGTCTGGTAACTGATGTTTTCAACAATGCTTTAATCAAAAGCTTAGCTGGAAATGTAGGAATTGGACATGTAAGGTACTCCACAACTGGACAATCAAAAATAGAAAATTCACAGCCATTCTTCACTGAATTGGATGATGGA
The sequence above is a segment of the uncultured Methanobrevibacter sp. genome. Coding sequences within it:
- a CDS encoding 4Fe-4S binding protein; this translates as MIVKDWCSYCGCCAGVCVRNCIEVKETALVFDDNCNNCGICVDACPLAALEMEEE
- a CDS encoding NAD(P)/FAD-dependent oxidoreductase; protein product: MIKTDVLVIGAGPAGSTAARFAAKGGAKVILMDKKSEIGAPKRCAEGVSKRTFEILELEADPHWITQEIEGIRLIAPDGTDVWLTNDVVELPEAGYILERKVFDKHLAMEAGRAGAEIRIKTQAKGLKKEEDGSYTVTCECMGEVYDINAKILIGADGPESHVAKWAGLKAITKPKHMEAGVQFEMCNAKMERNDVLEFYFGSVAPGGYFWLFPKGDDIVNAGLAIIPEMAEKSAYEYLVDAVNNCYALKDAQPVELNVGGDPVGGLVKEMYNDNIMLCGDAASQVNPLTGGGITSGITGGKLAGQTAAEAIAAGDCSKEFLKKYADLVDEAMGHDMDKYTKACDYLWSLNDDDLNSIAKAFQDIEFETLGTTELVKALIKVQPSAALKLRKLFL
- the galE gene encoding UDP-glucose 4-epimerase GalE, giving the protein MILVTGGAGYIGSHINKLLNNSGYETVILDNLSKGHKSAVKWGELVNADLSDSDKLREIFQNHDIEAVMHFAAFSSVAESVEEPEKYFKNNYENTLNLLKVMKEFRVRKFIFSSTAALYGIPKSIPISEDSELKPINPYGESKLMVENLLKDESDFGGLKYVSLRYFNAAGADLDCEIGEDHDPESHLIPLVLDAALGRRNSISIFGDDYSTPDGTCIRDYIHVNDLADAHLKALQYLEDPFHDSNIFNLGNGNGFSVREVVDTCKKVTGIDFDVKIEGRRPGDPDILIADSKKAEEILGWKPQITELEDIVESAWNWHKKIHS